A single region of the Podospora pseudopauciseta strain CBS 411.78 chromosome 1, whole genome shotgun sequence genome encodes:
- the OYE32_1 gene encoding NADH-dependent flavin oxidoreductase (EggNog:ENOG503NUUE; COG:C) yields the protein MTVLKLPTASAPAPGVPFYTPAQDPPAGTALINDATPVPTVFTPLTIRGLTLQNRFAVSPMCMYSASNGHLTDFHLVHLGQYALHGTPLTIIEATAVTPNGRISPEDSGLWQDSQIAPIKRVTDFIHSQGQKVGIQLAHAGRKASTLAPWHYRTLGKEVATEELGGWPDNLWAPSPIPWADGFPTPKEMTLEQIRGFVRSWKDAARRAVEAGVDLIEIHGAHGYLLTEFLSPITNQRTDQYGGLPFENRVRLLVEIITAVRSVIPESMPLFLRISATEWMSHLGQPSLDLGESKKIASLVADLGVDLLDVSSGGNNPAQKIEVHPYYQVDLASEIREHLRKEGKKMLIGAVGMIANAEMAKDVVESDGTVEVDGEHGTKAKADLVLVARQYLREPEFVLKVASELGVGVRLPLQYSRAPFPKKKKKVEQGKL from the exons atgACAGTCTTAAAActccccaccgccagcgcCCCTGCCCCTGGCGTCCCCTTCTACACACCCGCCCAAGACCCCCCAGCCGGCACCGCCCTCATAAATGATGCCACCCCCGTCCCAACCgtcttcacccccctcaccatccgcggcctcaccctccaaaacCGCTTCGCCGTCTCCCCCATGTGCATGTACTCGGCCTCCAACGGCCACCTGACCGACTTCCACCTTGTCCACCTGGGGCAGTACGCCCTCCACggcacccccctcaccatcatcgaAGCCACCGCCGTGACCCCCAACGGCCGCATCTCCCCGGAAGACTCGGGCCTCTGGCAAGACTCCCAGATTGCCCCCATCAAGCGCGTGACAGATTTCATCCACTCCCAGGGACAAAAAGTAGGGATCCAACTCGCCCACGCCGGGCGCAAAGCGTCTACCTTGGCCCCGTGGCATTATCGCACcctggggaaggaggtggctACCGAAGAACTGGGCGGATGGCCGGATAATCTTTGGGCTCCCAGCCCCATCCCCTGGGCGGACGGGTTCCCCACGCCAAAGGAGATGACGTTGGAGCAAATCAGGGGGTTTGTTCGGAGCTGGAAGGACGCTGCTAggcgggcggtggaggcCGGTGTTGACCTCATTGAGATTCATGGTGCTCACGGATACCTCCTCACTGAATTCTTGTCCCCAATCACAAAC CAAAGAACCGACCAGTACGGCGGCCTCCCCTTTGAGAACCGCGTCCGTCTCTTGGTGGAGATCATCACCGCCGTCCGCTCCGTCATCCCAGAATCCATGCCCCTCTTCCTTCGCATCTCAGCGACGGAGTGGATGTCCCACCTTGGCCAACCCTCCCTCGACCTTGGCGAATCCAAAAAGATTGCCTCCCTCGTTGCTGACCTGGGCGTTGATCTGTTGGATGTTTCCTCTGGCGGCAACAACCCTGCCCAGAAGATTGAAGTGCACCCGTACTATCAAGTTGATTTGGCGAGCGAGATTAGGGAGCATCTCAGGAAAGAGGGCAAGAAGATGCTCATCGGAGCGGTGGGCATGATTGCCAACGCCGAAATGGCCAAGGATGTGGTGGAGAGTGatgggacggtggaggtggatggtgaaCACGGgaccaaggccaaggcggaTTTGGTGCTGGTTGCGAGGCAGTATTTGAGGGAGCCAGAGTTTGTGCTCAAGGTGGCGAGCGAGCTCGGGGTGGGGGTTAGGTTGCCGTTGCAGTATTCTAGGGCGCCTTttcccaagaagaagaagaaggtggagcAGGGGAAGTTgtga
- a CDS encoding hypothetical protein (EggNog:ENOG503PDDC): protein MRWSNKRSVIGDLEGCEVVRVLVGEEQREFTLHRKLLCDSCTFFRTNIEAIPTPSPSSASSSEQDEEDSVLWLPSEAPDMFEIFVLWLYQRRRFHTFMDDVIRTISPDECRAVRTNLVRLHLFAAIIDLPGLQDLAMDALQDMYLRFDWDMSPRFLAFIYGDCDPEHAVRLRKWGVAMLAWTLHGAEKAFLLNNQIDKLFAAFPQLKADYQLHLEKMQQSRADVRLKNPQLRLPANKLRSGERFFGFRQCTFHSHRAMVGEGTCPHTLEMQRRPEGRQSATWFGRRESQYHRDVGSLGRAGGGGEGRKGGDEGMGMGSGEESDDDDDDDDGNIISPVGDLDLNEMSYLDLS, encoded by the exons ATGAGGTGGAGCAACAAGCGCTCTGTCATCGGGGA cCTCGAAGGCTGCGAAGTCGTCCGCGTCCTCGTGGGCGAGGAACAACGCGAGTTCACCCTCCACCGCAAGCTCCTCTGCGACAGCTGCACCTTTTTCAGAACCAACATCGAGgccatccccaccccctccccttccagcGCCTCCAGTTCAGAacaagatgaagaagactcAGTCCTATGGCTCCCCTCCGAAGCACCAGACATGTTCGAAATCTTCGTCCTCTGGCTCTACCAACGCCGCCGCTTCCACACCTTCATGGACGACGTGATCCGCACCATCTCGCCCGACGAATGCCGCGCCGTCCGCACCAACCTCGTCCGCCTCCACCTCTTCGCCGCGATTATCGACCTCCCCGGCCTCCAAGACCTAGCCATGGACGCCCTGCAGGACATGTACCTCCGTTTCGACTGGGACATGTCCCCCCGCTTCTTGGCGTTCATCTACGGCGACTGCGACCCCGAACATGCGGTCAGGCTCAGAAAATGGGGAGTGGCAATGCTAGCCTGGACGCTCCACGGGGCGGAGAAGGCGTTCCTGTTAAACAACCAGATCGACAAGCTGTTTGCTGCTTTCCCGCAGCTAAAGGCGGATTATCAGCTTCATTTGGAAAAGATGCAGCAGAGCAGGGCGGACGTGAGGTTGAAGAACCCGCAGTTGCGGCTGCCGGCCAACAAACTGAGGAGCGGGGAGAGGTTCTTTGGGTTTAGGCAGTGCACGTTTCATAGTCACCGGgcgatggtgggggaggggaccTGTCCTCACACGTTGGAGATGCAGAGGAGGCCGGAGGGGAGGCAGTCGGCTACttggtttgggaggagggagagtcAGTATCATCGGGATGTGGGGAGTCTTGGCCGtgccggtggcggtggggaggggaggaagggtggggatgaggggatggggatggggagtggtgaggagagtgatgatgatgatgatgatgatgatggtaaTATCATCAGCCCGGTGGGGGATTTGGATTTGAATGAGATGTCTTATTTGGATTTGTCATGa
- a CDS encoding hypothetical protein (EggNog:ENOG503PFFH; COG:S), producing the protein MNIKMYSVLSVRQLHWYLTLVVLLTVGIQAHDSGDCLSVALVAIPDCAKTCFLEQAPSIGCDGLDFVCQCKKQAAFYASVEACVVDACEASEYEKVIDGVGTVCECAVDAKDHDHASSASLDSASSTSFISSPPTAAPSGEPSAPPVVIVTTTTDVEDGDDSSPTETTSAPTETSPLVEAENGADHTSTSRLGLMATVFGAALAFALL; encoded by the exons ATGAACATCAAAATGTATTCGGTGCTGTCGGTGAGGCAGCTCCACTGGTACCTCacgctggtggtgctgctcaCCGTTGGCATCCAGGCACATGACAGCGGGGACTGCCTCTCTGTTGCCCTCGTGGCCATTCCCGATTGCGCCAAAACCTGCTTTCTGGAGCAGGCCCCATCTATCGGCTGCGATGGCTTGGACTTTGTCTGCCAGTGCAAGAAGCAAGCAGCATTTTACGCATCAGTGGAGGCATGTGTTGTTGATGCATGCGAGGCGTCAGAATATGAGAAGGTgattgatggtgttgggacTG TGTGCGAGTGTGCTGTCGATGCCAAAGATCACGACCATGCCAGTTCTGCCTCTTTGGACTCGGCATCGTCGACTTCATTCATCAGCTCTCCACCCACAGCTGCACCATCAGGGGAGCCATCTGCCCCTCCAGTGGTGATTGTCACCACTACCACCGACGTGGAGGATGGTGACGACAGCTCCCCAACAGAGACCACCTCTGCGCCTACTGAGACCTCTCCCCTAGTGGAGGCTGAAAACGGGGCGGACcacacctcaacctcgagaCTTGGCCTGATGGCTACTGTCTTTGGAGCTGCCTTGGCTTTTGCCCTCCTCTGA
- a CDS encoding hypothetical protein (MEROPS:MER0011032; COG:O; EggNog:ENOG503P6Q6) yields MGSVGTGTQNKVSGGEEEETINVLITGFAPFRTDFPINPSWEIAKSLPEYLPPPPTPFRGIPGHVPPPGTATGTIPPNPTNPPIPLPKVRLLVHPSPIHVGYRAVRNLVPSLWHLDSPSTPKIDLAVHIGMAGPRGFYSIERRAHKSNYTMGDVDNNLLSDLDDESDPHPWQDLPEELLSDLDMEDVLQRWRDHSPPYSDLRISEDAGHYLCDFIYYSSLAHLVKNNPHERKRVVFLHVPSEASPAWVKVGRELCLSLVRGMVESEVVRRERGLKVEDHQEEVGEL; encoded by the exons ATGGGGTCTGTTGGAACAGGTACGCAAAATAAGGTCtctggaggggaggaggaggagacgatcAATGTCTTGATCACCGGCTTTGCT CCCTTCCGCACCGActtccccatcaacccctcctggGAAATTGCCAAATCCCTCCCCGAGtacctcccacccccaccaacccccttcaGAGGCATCCCGGGCCACGTCCCTCCCCCCGGCACCGCCACAGGAACCAtccccccaaatcccaccaaccccccaatccccctccccaaagtCCGCCTCCTGgtccacccctcccccatccacGTAGGCTACCGCGCAGTCCGCAACctcgtcccctccctctgGCACCTCGactctccctccacccccaaaatcgACCTAGCAGTCCACATCGGCATGGCCGGCCCAAGAGGCTTCTACTCCATCGAGCGCCGGGCCCACAAATCAAACTACACCATGGGTGACGTggacaacaacctcctctccgacctcgacgacgaaTCCGACCCCCACCCATGGCAAGACCTCCCGGAAGAGCTCCTCTCCGACCTCGACATGGAAGACGTCTTGCAAAGATGGAGAGACCACTCCCCGCCCTACTCCGACTTGAGAATATCCGAAGATGCCGGGCACTACCTCTGCGATTTCATCTACTACAGCAGTCTGGCGCATCTGGTCAAGAATAACCCTCACGAAAGGAAGAGGGTCGTCTTCTTGCATGTGCCTAGCGAGGCTAGCCCCGCGTGGGTCAAGGTCGGGAGGGAGTTGTGTCTCAGTttggtgagggggatggtggagagtGAGGTTGTtaggagggaaagggggttgaaggtggAGGACCACCAGGAAGAAGTGGGGGAGCTGTAA
- a CDS encoding hypothetical protein (EggNog:ENOG503PFM6) — protein MTLISSKDNKLSFGIELEVIICHKQWVADPPNTSTLVSPEEEALMPELMEAPWDAYITEWIEEKLEKVILTVPGAKFQRASSRGTELMQAPGPELHPDIYMTPTTAWAAHQDVSVTDDRVYEPKGQKASSIELVSAAMWDCPAAHRHVQDIVIALSTLLRWRVNIRTGFHVHVGAGAREQIDPETGELEWKSDKFGFEAFQRAGALIWAADRFLYCAHPPERQINTYAQPVSTTSQLANGQEFLRVLGDENTPVDDANAEYGRDRRKEFKLTTRFPDPTLPPRPPTVPVPPPSTVLRHALHGRSESSSTMFPAMRPARVPAAAWDRIRPYVYNIRVRREPEDLAKIQKADMTVEKGIAYILCATTRHRVAKLLSYEKDYYNRLNYNFAHYDTENAWKGYNTVEFREATGAFDPTTIAAWSSVCLAIFRFCTTADDASYWTVVWNLIDAHNAALAGEPHNYDMISLMIDCGAFGEAGFFEKSLRKLGDKHWFTGVQNNQSITPNASLDNSPEARQGPGFFESDWPVTKQAGGTAEVVTPTPAPSRRVSLVPKPHTHAAHATGWRPPFAMAETVPTSPDTKELMGRWDNSSTHINVPRPVKGSRSSAEHDDLMAKWNKTVQRIVDDYHDMHSRLGAKADQFDANWRDLGLGDRR, from the coding sequence ATGACTCTTATCAGCAGCAAAGACAACAAACTCTCTTTCGGCATTGAGCTGGAAGTGATCATCTGCCACAAGCAATGGGTCGCGGATCCTCCCAACACATCCACCCTGGTTTCTCCTGAAGAGGAGGCTTTGATGCCTGAGCTCATGGAGGCACCTTGGGATGCATACATTACTGAATGGATCGAGGAGAAACTCGAGAAAGTCATCTTGACTGTTCCCGGAGCCAAGTTTCAGCGGGCGAGCTCGAGAGGTACAGAATTGATGCAGGCGCCAGGGCCTGAACTCCACCCCGATATCTACATGACTCCGACAACAGCTTGGGCGGCCCATCAAGATGTCAGTGTGACCGACGACCGCGTTTATGAACCGAAAGGACAAAAGGCATCAAGCATAGAGCTGGTCTCTGCTGCCATGTGGGATTGCCCTGCAGCCCATCGCCATGTCCAGGACATTGTCATTGCCTTGAGCACCCTTCTCCGTTGGCGGGTCAACATCCGAACAGGCTTCCACGTTCACGTGGGTGCCGGTGCAAGAGAGCAAATCGATCCCGAGACGGGGGAGTTGGAATGGAAGAGTGACAAATTCGGCTTTGAGGCCTTTCAAAGGGCGGGCGCCTTGATTTGGGCTGCCGATCGCTTTTTGTACTGCGCCCACCCGCCAGAACGTCAAATCAACACGTATGCTCAACCGGTTTCAACCACGAGTCAGTTGGCCAACGGACAAGAATTCCTCAGGGTCCTCGGGGATGAGAACACACCTGTCGACGACGCGAATGCGGAGTATGGAAGAGACAGAAGGAAGGAGTTCAAACTTACCACTCGCTTTCCCGATCCCACTTTacctcctcgtccaccaACAGTGCCCgtgccaccaccctccaccgtGCTGCGACATGCCCTTCATGGCAGGTCAGAGAGCTCCAGCACCATGTTTCCAGCCATGCGCCCAGCGCGGGTTCCAGCCGCTGCCTGGGACCGTATTCGGCCTTATGTTTACAACATTCGCGTCCGTAGGGAGCCTGAGGACCTTGCCAAAATTCAAAAGGCCGACATGACCGTGGAGAAGGGCATCGCTTACATTCTATGTGCGACCACCAGGCATAGAGTTGCTAAGCTTCTCAGCTACGAAAAGGATTATTACAATCGGCTCAACTACAACTTCGCCCACTACGACACAGAAAACGCCTGGAAGGGGTACAATACAGTCGAATTCCGCGAGGCAACTGGCGCCTTCGACccaaccaccatcgccgcctGGTCAAGCGTCTGTCTCGCCATCTTCCGCTTCTGCACAACAGCCGACGATGCTTCCTACTGGACCGTCGTCTGGAACCTCATCGATGCCCACAATGCCGCGCTTGCTGGCGAGCCGCACAACTACGACATGATCTCCCTCATGATCGACTGCGGCGCCTTCGGCGAGGCCGGCTTCTTCGAGAAATCTCTCCGCAAGCTGGGCGACAAGCACTGGTTCACCGGCGTCCAGAACAACCAAAGCATCACCCCGAACGCCTCACTGGACAACTCTCCCGAAGCGCGTCAAGGGCCCGGCTTTTTCGAGTCGGACTGGCCTGTGACTAAGCAGGCTGGTGGTACAGCAGAAGTCGTCACTCCAACGCCTGCTCCCTCTCGACGGGTCTCGCTTGTTCCGAAGCCTCACACCCATGCGGCTCACGCCACGGGCTGGCGTCCCCCCTTTGCCATGGCGGAAACTGTGCCCACCTCTCCCGATACAAAAGAGCTGATGGGTCGGTGGGATAATTCTTCTACTCACATAAATGTGCCCCGCCCTGTCAAGGGGAGTAGATCCTCTGCAGAGCACGATGATCTTATGGCCAAGTGGAACAAGACCGTCCAAAGGATTGTCGATGACTACCATGATATGCATAGCAGGCTCGGGGCTAAGGCTGATCAGTTTGACGCTAACTGGAGGGacttgggtttgggggatagaaggtga